In Anaerobaca lacustris, the following are encoded in one genomic region:
- a CDS encoding type II toxin-antitoxin system Phd/YefM family antitoxin, protein MGKIPQIVPITDLRQDATSIVERASTTAEPIVITQRGRPAAVMVGIETYERSQHELELLRLLARGEKEIAAGRGFELDAVMAEAEALLQEAPR, encoded by the coding sequence ATGGGAAAGATTCCTCAGATCGTTCCGATCACAGACCTGCGGCAGGACGCCACCTCGATCGTGGAGCGTGCTTCGACCACGGCGGAGCCCATCGTGATCACGCAGCGGGGTCGACCAGCCGCTGTGATGGTTGGCATCGAAACCTATGAGCGTTCCCAGCACGAACTGGAACTGCTAAGGCTTTTGGCACGAGGCGAGAAGGAAATCGCCGCAGGCAGAGGTTTCGAACTCGACGCGGTAATGGCAGAGGCGGAAGCCCTCTTGCAGGAGGCTCCGCGGTGA
- the gcvT gene encoding glycine cleavage system aminomethyltransferase GcvT: MQGSTPSGQFVFEPAATEPVPSVLYDEHLKRTSKSRMSPFAGYVMPLWYSSIAAEHQAVREAAGLFDCTHMGVLEFSGGGAAEFLYAATTNDVQKLAVGRAQYSYLLDAAGNILDDIIVYRRAETLYMVVVNAANEPKVKAYLTELLAGRVVIEVEPQRTGFRPSEPCIFRDMRDTAAEADCRVDIALQGPASIDVLAKLSTDGSIAEKLSGLKGFAFFEQELSGIDCLICRTGYTGSKVGFELFVHPDQAPRLWNLILEAGEPLGVLPCGLGARDSLRIEAGLPLYGHELDGPFGISPFEAGYGWAVKLDKAFFVGKAPMAKIAQTYDMQVARLAFSAMKGIRPVRPDDPIIDGCGVCVGWVLSSAKADEKQYALAYVSRNAATEGNALGTYYLARSPSQVQQGRAERMDRGQQAQADLTGIVVGRFEKF, translated from the coding sequence GTGCAGGGAAGTACGCCTTCGGGCCAGTTCGTCTTCGAGCCAGCCGCGACCGAGCCTGTGCCGAGCGTGCTGTACGACGAGCATCTCAAGCGGACGAGCAAGTCGCGGATGAGTCCCTTCGCGGGGTACGTGATGCCGCTGTGGTATTCGTCGATCGCCGCCGAGCACCAGGCCGTTCGTGAGGCGGCCGGACTGTTCGATTGCACCCATATGGGTGTCCTGGAGTTCTCCGGCGGCGGGGCGGCCGAGTTCCTCTACGCCGCCACCACCAACGACGTTCAGAAGCTTGCCGTCGGGCGGGCCCAATACAGTTACCTCCTCGACGCCGCCGGCAATATCCTCGACGACATCATCGTCTATCGCCGGGCCGAGACGCTCTACATGGTCGTCGTCAACGCGGCCAACGAGCCGAAGGTCAAGGCCTATCTGACCGAGTTGCTGGCCGGACGGGTCGTGATCGAGGTCGAGCCCCAACGGACGGGATTCCGTCCCTCCGAGCCGTGCATCTTCCGCGACATGCGGGATACGGCTGCCGAGGCGGACTGCCGCGTTGATATCGCTTTGCAGGGGCCCGCGTCCATCGATGTGCTGGCGAAGCTGTCCACAGATGGGTCGATCGCCGAGAAGCTGTCGGGCCTGAAGGGGTTCGCGTTCTTCGAGCAGGAGTTGAGCGGCATCGACTGCCTGATCTGCCGGACCGGGTATACCGGATCGAAGGTCGGTTTCGAGCTGTTCGTGCATCCCGATCAAGCCCCCCGGCTCTGGAACCTGATCCTGGAAGCGGGCGAGCCGCTGGGCGTGCTGCCGTGTGGGCTGGGCGCCCGCGACAGTCTGCGGATCGAGGCGGGCCTGCCGCTGTATGGGCACGAACTGGACGGTCCGTTTGGAATCTCGCCTTTCGAGGCCGGCTATGGATGGGCCGTCAAGCTCGACAAGGCGTTCTTCGTGGGCAAGGCGCCGATGGCGAAGATCGCCCAGACGTATGACATGCAGGTGGCGCGTCTGGCGTTCAGTGCGATGAAGGGGATTCGGCCGGTCCGGCCGGACGACCCGATCATCGACGGTTGCGGCGTCTGCGTCGGCTGGGTGCTCAGCAGCGCCAAGGCCGACGAGAAACAGTATGCCCTTGCCTACGTCAGCCGCAATGCGGCGACCGAAGGCAACGCCCTGGGCACCTACTACCTGGCGCGAAGCCCCAGCCAGGTCCAGCAGGGCCGGGCCGAACGCATGGACAGAGGACAACAGGCACAGGCCGATCTGACGGGGATCGTCGTCGGCCGATTCGAGAAGTTTTGA
- the gcvH gene encoding glycine cleavage system protein GcvH yields the protein MVVEGLLYTKDHEWAKVEGDVVTMGITDYAQEQLGELVFVELPDVGKEIAARKEIAVVESSKAAGDVYSPVAGTVTEVNSELTTQPERINGDCYNGGWICKLKITDKKSLDNLMDAKKYQEYLDTL from the coding sequence ATGGTCGTCGAGGGTTTGCTTTACACCAAAGACCACGAATGGGCGAAGGTCGAAGGCGACGTCGTCACGATGGGAATCACCGACTATGCGCAGGAGCAGTTGGGCGAACTCGTGTTCGTTGAGTTGCCTGATGTGGGCAAGGAAATCGCGGCACGCAAGGAGATCGCCGTGGTGGAAAGCTCCAAGGCCGCCGGCGATGTCTACAGCCCTGTGGCCGGCACGGTCACCGAGGTCAACTCCGAGCTGACTACCCAACCCGAGCGGATCAACGGGGACTGCTACAACGGCGGGTGGATCTGCAAGCTGAAGATCACCGACAAGAAGTCACTCGACAACCTGATGGACGCCAAGAAGTACCAGGAATACCTCGACACACTATAG
- the gcvPA gene encoding aminomethyl-transferring glycine dehydrogenase subunit GcvPA has product MEFIPHTEQQQQEMLAEIDLTMDGLFADIPADLKAKSFNLPAGLSEMEARNRLAELAGKNSIDLTLFLGGGFYDHFIPSAVYSIISRSEFYTAYTPYQPELSQGTLQAIYEYQSAICRLTDMEVSNASLYDGGTAMYEAMMMALRITGRNKVIIDDSVNPIYRVMIHSYTRNLQIDLDETHCTDGLANRAEILDKLDDQTAAIIVQNPNFFGCIDDFTDLAKAAHAKGTLLLVSCYPISLGILKTPGAMGADIVTGEGQSLGMPMSFGGPYLGFMAARKEHVRKMPGRVVGETTDREGRRAFVLTLQAREQHIRRDKATSNICSNEALCALTALVYLSLLGKEGLKETAQRCADKASYAYQRLAAIAGVQPRFKTRWFFNEFVVDLPREAADVIASLIERGFAAGFPLSRYYEGMENSMLICVTEKRTKQEIGMLAEALESVL; this is encoded by the coding sequence ATGGAATTCATCCCACACACAGAACAGCAGCAGCAGGAGATGCTTGCCGAGATCGACCTGACGATGGACGGCCTGTTCGCCGACATCCCCGCCGATCTGAAGGCCAAGTCGTTCAATCTGCCGGCGGGTCTGAGCGAGATGGAGGCCCGCAATCGTCTCGCCGAGTTGGCGGGCAAGAACTCGATCGACCTGACGCTGTTTCTGGGCGGCGGGTTCTACGATCATTTCATCCCGTCGGCCGTCTATTCGATCATCTCTCGCAGTGAATTCTACACGGCCTACACGCCGTATCAGCCCGAACTGTCGCAGGGGACGTTGCAGGCAATCTACGAGTACCAGTCCGCCATCTGCCGGCTCACCGACATGGAGGTCTCCAACGCCTCGCTCTACGACGGGGGCACCGCCATGTACGAGGCGATGATGATGGCCCTGCGCATTACGGGCCGCAACAAGGTCATCATCGACGACAGCGTCAACCCGATCTATCGCGTGATGATCCACTCGTACACGCGAAATCTCCAGATCGACCTGGACGAGACCCACTGCACTGACGGGCTGGCCAACCGCGCTGAGATTCTCGACAAACTCGACGACCAGACCGCCGCGATCATCGTTCAGAACCCGAACTTCTTCGGCTGCATCGACGACTTCACCGACCTGGCCAAGGCCGCTCACGCTAAGGGGACGCTGCTGCTGGTCTCGTGCTACCCGATCTCGCTGGGCATCCTCAAGACGCCCGGTGCGATGGGCGCCGATATCGTCACGGGCGAAGGCCAGAGTCTGGGCATGCCGATGTCGTTCGGCGGTCCGTACCTCGGCTTCATGGCCGCCCGCAAGGAGCACGTGCGCAAGATGCCCGGCCGCGTCGTCGGCGAGACGACCGATCGCGAAGGCCGCCGCGCGTTTGTTCTGACGCTCCAGGCTCGCGAACAGCACATCCGACGCGACAAGGCGACCTCAAACATCTGCTCGAACGAGGCGCTCTGTGCCCTGACGGCGCTGGTGTACCTGTCGCTGCTGGGCAAGGAAGGGCTCAAGGAAACCGCCCAGCGCTGCGCCGACAAGGCCAGCTACGCTTACCAGAGGTTGGCCGCCATCGCGGGTGTTCAACCCCGCTTCAAGACCCGGTGGTTCTTCAACGAGTTCGTCGTCGATCTGCCTCGCGAGGCGGCGGACGTGATCGCCAGTCTCATCGAGAGGGGTTTTGCCGCCGGTTTTCCGCTGAGCCGATATTATGAAGGAATGGAAAACTCCATGCTGATCTGCGTGACCGAGAAGCGCACCAAGCAGGAGATCGGCATGCTGGCCGAAGCGCTGGAAAGCGTACTGTAG
- the gcvPB gene encoding aminomethyl-transferring glycine dehydrogenase subunit GcvPB, whose protein sequence is MKLLFEKSVPGRRGVCPGPSDVPTSVNIKDDLLRDSSAALPELSELDVVRHFTELSRRNFGVDTNFYPLGSCTMKYNPKVAERIATYPGFAHLHPLLPQLRMGGMLTQGALAILYEMDLLLREITGMAGFTMQPMAGAHGELTGMMIMAAYHRDKGNKKTVLLAPDSAHGTNPASAAIAGYRVVSIPSDADGVMDLKALKQAINDEVAGVMLTCPNTLGLFNPHIREICDLIHSVDGLAYYDGANLNAIVGKARPGDFGFDIVHLNLHKTFATPHGGGGPGAGPVGVRDHLAPFLPVSIVVKRADGTYALEYDRPKSIGYVAPFYGNFAIVLRAYVYILLLGKQGLAHVAENAVLNANYIRCKLKDYYAPAFDKLCKHECVFSTTETMAANGVHAIDIAKALIDRGFHPPTVYFPTIVKEAMMIEPTETESKETLDAFIAAMIEIAELAQKDPEALKAAPITTPVSRPNETAAAKNLNIACL, encoded by the coding sequence ATGAAGTTGCTGTTCGAGAAGAGCGTGCCGGGCCGTCGGGGCGTCTGCCCCGGGCCGAGCGACGTGCCCACATCGGTCAATATCAAGGACGACCTGTTGCGCGACAGCAGTGCGGCGTTGCCGGAGCTGAGCGAACTGGACGTCGTGCGTCACTTCACCGAACTGTCCCGGCGCAACTTCGGCGTCGATACGAACTTCTACCCGCTCGGTTCCTGCACGATGAAGTACAACCCCAAGGTCGCCGAGCGCATCGCGACCTATCCCGGCTTCGCGCATCTGCACCCGCTGCTGCCGCAGTTGCGCATGGGCGGCATGCTCACCCAGGGTGCCCTGGCAATCCTCTACGAGATGGACCTGCTGCTGCGCGAAATCACGGGCATGGCGGGCTTCACGATGCAGCCGATGGCCGGCGCGCACGGCGAGCTGACCGGCATGATGATCATGGCCGCCTACCATCGCGACAAAGGCAACAAGAAGACCGTCCTGCTGGCCCCCGACAGCGCCCACGGCACCAACCCCGCCAGTGCCGCCATCGCAGGCTATCGCGTCGTCTCGATCCCCAGCGATGCCGACGGTGTGATGGACCTTAAAGCCCTCAAGCAGGCGATCAACGACGAGGTCGCCGGCGTGATGCTGACGTGCCCCAACACGCTGGGCCTGTTCAACCCGCACATCCGCGAGATCTGCGACCTGATCCACAGTGTCGACGGTCTGGCTTATTACGACGGCGCCAACCTCAATGCCATCGTGGGCAAGGCCCGCCCGGGCGATTTCGGCTTCGACATCGTCCACCTGAACCTGCACAAGACCTTCGCTACGCCCCATGGCGGCGGCGGCCCCGGAGCCGGACCGGTCGGTGTCCGCGACCATCTCGCTCCGTTCCTGCCCGTTTCGATCGTGGTCAAACGCGCCGACGGCACCTATGCACTGGAGTACGACCGGCCCAAGTCCATCGGCTACGTCGCGCCGTTCTATGGCAACTTTGCGATCGTATTGCGGGCCTACGTTTACATCCTGCTATTGGGCAAGCAAGGCCTGGCGCACGTGGCCGAGAACGCGGTGCTCAACGCCAACTACATCCGCTGCAAGCTCAAGGACTACTATGCGCCTGCGTTCGATAAGCTCTGCAAGCACGAGTGTGTCTTCAGCACGACCGAGACGATGGCCGCCAACGGCGTGCACGCCATCGATATCGCCAAGGCCCTGATCGATCGCGGCTTCCATCCGCCCACGGTCTACTTCCCGACCATCGTCAAAGAGGCGATGATGATCGAGCCGACCGAGACCGAGAGCAAGGAGACGCTCGACGCATTCATCGCCGCGATGATCGAGATCGCCGAGCTGGCGCAGAAGGACCCCGAGGCGCTCAAGGCTGCCCCCATCACCACGCCCGTCTCGCGCCCCAACGAAACCGCCGCCGCCAAGAACCTCAACATCGCCTGTCTGTGA
- a CDS encoding nitroreductase family protein — MMDVYEAIRRRYSCRNYEDRPLEQEKLVAILEAARQAPSAKNLQDWRFVVVTDKAARKKLAVAANDQTFIENAGAIIVACTVSEHVMRCGQAIGPIDVAIAIEHMCLQATELGLATCWIGSFYPDKVRTVVGIPEGIEIIELLALGYPADSFKEHRREPMESIVCFEKWRF; from the coding sequence ATGATGGATGTATACGAGGCAATTCGCCGTCGCTATTCGTGTCGAAACTATGAAGACAGGCCGCTGGAGCAGGAGAAGCTGGTGGCAATCCTTGAAGCGGCCCGGCAGGCCCCGTCGGCGAAGAACCTCCAGGACTGGCGTTTCGTCGTGGTCACGGACAAGGCGGCCCGTAAGAAGCTCGCCGTCGCCGCCAACGATCAGACGTTCATCGAAAATGCCGGCGCGATCATCGTCGCGTGCACCGTCAGCGAACACGTGATGCGGTGCGGCCAAGCGATCGGCCCGATCGACGTGGCCATCGCGATAGAACATATGTGCTTGCAGGCCACAGAGTTAGGGCTTGCCACCTGCTGGATCGGCTCGTTCTACCCCGACAAGGTCCGCACCGTGGTCGGGATTCCGGAAGGCATCGAGATCATCGAGCTTCTGGCGCTGGGCTACCCGGCCGACTCGTTCAAGGAACACCGTCGTGAACCGATGGAATCTATCGTCTGTTTCGAGAAGTGGCGATTCTGA
- a CDS encoding helix-turn-helix domain-containing protein, translating into MKPQSLDNKNEHYPADTGGCSVCRDLLNSLGRFFDMIQAASPPQRSDWLTVDEISQELKLSKSIIYRLIRNGELEAVDLVVGEDGDTAKKGHYRIRRSALNQYLEAKKVRPLLKPPARSLPPRRFPKVKNHLGL; encoded by the coding sequence ATGAAACCGCAATCCCTTGACAACAAGAACGAACACTACCCGGCAGATACCGGCGGCTGCTCGGTGTGCAGAGATCTTCTGAACAGCCTGGGCCGCTTCTTTGATATGATCCAAGCAGCGTCACCCCCACAGCGGTCAGATTGGCTGACGGTCGATGAAATCTCTCAGGAACTCAAGCTGTCGAAGAGTATCATCTACCGGCTCATCCGCAACGGTGAACTCGAAGCCGTCGATCTTGTTGTCGGTGAAGACGGAGACACAGCAAAGAAAGGCCACTACCGGATCAGGCGCTCGGCCCTCAACCAGTATCTCGAAGCCAAGAAAGTCAGACCTCTACTTAAGCCGCCTGCTCGCTCCCTCCCTCCCCGGCGGTTTCCCAAGGTCAAAAATCACCTTGGATTATGA
- a CDS encoding helix-turn-helix transcriptional regulator — protein sequence MDAPANRDCVAICSVTEMARKLGFSRARLYQLVKKGVFPPPVRSGTHRAFYPSDLQKECLRIRKTGIGLHGRPVLFNKRRTRRPARTERRAEYHDLVVALRNMGLKVNAKAVGQAMRDLYPTGLNKSQPPGEVLRDLFRHLHQDRQNDV from the coding sequence ATGGATGCACCTGCGAATCGCGACTGTGTGGCCATATGCTCTGTAACAGAAATGGCCCGCAAGCTCGGCTTCTCCCGAGCACGACTCTACCAACTCGTGAAGAAAGGGGTCTTCCCGCCGCCAGTCCGCTCGGGCACGCACCGGGCCTTCTACCCGTCCGATCTCCAGAAAGAATGCCTCCGCATCCGCAAGACCGGCATTGGTCTCCATGGTCGGCCGGTGCTGTTCAATAAGCGCCGCACCCGCCGCCCGGCTCGGACCGAGCGCCGGGCCGAATATCATGACCTGGTAGTGGCTCTCAGAAACATGGGGCTCAAGGTAAACGCCAAGGCCGTCGGGCAGGCCATGCGCGACTTATACCCAACCGGATTGAATAAAAGCCAACCTCCAGGAGAAGTCCTGCGGGATCTGTTCCGCCACTTACACCAGGACCGTCAAAATGATGTGTAA
- a CDS encoding Holliday junction DNA helicase RuvB C-terminal domain-containing protein: MPLGENARSQGTHRVRATAKADLPFIDERLRLAVPVHHDPKLRTVVHDGARRRPDDESGRTLGYPNGDGTSGPGTTIFIDEAQGLNSEAQYVLLTALSEGIVRVPGFVASGHRYAMRLAPFTMILATTHEYLLQEALRDRMRIHCRFDYYSVEDLVEVVRQRAVALRWQYESDEVLQMIARRAKAMPRQALHRNLQTCWEVAVSHDRNIITLVDAQEAFHHMEIDELGLDETDRRYLSILARGGPAPLGTLSAKLGLPPLTVQGVIEPYLIREDLITKGKSSTRILTDKGRGHIETTAWLIR; encoded by the coding sequence TTGCCCCTGGGTGAGAATGCGCGAAGCCAGGGAACGCACAGGGTCCGAGCCACTGCGAAGGCCGATCTTCCCTTCATAGACGAACGCCTCCGTCTCGCCGTACCCGTTCACCACGACCCCAAACTCCGTACCGTAGTCCACGACGGTGCCCGTCGGCGTCCTGACGATGAATCCGGAAGAACCCTTGGCTACCCGAACGGAGACGGAACCTCTGGCCCCGGCACCACCATCTTCATCGATGAGGCTCAGGGCTTGAACTCAGAGGCCCAGTATGTGCTCCTGACGGCCCTTTCCGAAGGGATCGTACGAGTGCCGGGCTTTGTCGCTTCGGGCCACCGATACGCTATGCGCCTCGCCCCGTTCACAATGATCCTCGCGACGACGCACGAGTACTTGCTCCAGGAGGCGTTGAGGGATCGAATGCGAATCCATTGTCGATTCGATTACTACTCCGTCGAGGACCTGGTGGAGGTTGTACGCCAGCGAGCAGTCGCTCTCCGCTGGCAGTACGAGTCCGACGAGGTCTTACAGATGATCGCCCGCCGTGCCAAAGCCATGCCACGCCAGGCCCTACACCGGAACCTGCAAACGTGCTGGGAGGTCGCCGTCAGCCATGACCGCAATATCATCACGCTGGTGGATGCACAGGAGGCTTTCCATCACATGGAGATTGACGAACTCGGACTGGATGAGACGGACCGTCGCTATCTCAGCATCCTGGCTCGGGGCGGCCCTGCCCCGCTGGGAACTCTGAGCGCCAAACTCGGGCTTCCGCCGTTGACCGTCCAGGGAGTCATCGAGCCCTACCTGATTCGGGAAGATCTCATCACCAAAGGCAAATCATCCACACGAATCCTTACGGACAAGGGCCGTGGGCACATCGAGACGACCGCCTGGCTCATCAGATAA
- a CDS encoding NPCBM/NEW2 domain-containing protein has translation MPETSGFGIPGKRFDLADALAGGNGFGTADPNQKVDLRTASVSGLRHNDVNPPIVGIVGTPAPAIPFVDFLFIADGSSGPVPVSSTGQRFRECPDTDGNAFAYITNGNFPRHIPGELMEQVLGGVRYGTRSKPAISIHANAGVTFDLQAIRASMSGVRLAQFTGLCGISKTAEATLRREGEHASRTRADFWVLVDGQVRFRRQETEVLSGVTRVSVELQDDHRFLSLIVTDGGNGNGFDWGIFAEPALKLTLDEQVTDGLGV, from the coding sequence ATGCCGGAGACCAGCGGCTTTGGCATTCCCGGCAAACGGTTCGACCTCGCGGATGCACTGGCAGGAGGCAACGGCTTTGGTACCGCAGATCCGAACCAGAAGGTGGATCTCCGGACGGCAAGTGTTTCCGGGCTCCGGCACAACGACGTCAATCCTCCGATTGTGGGAATCGTCGGTACGCCGGCCCCTGCCATACCCTTTGTCGACTTCCTGTTCATCGCCGATGGTAGCTCGGGCCCGGTTCCGGTCAGTTCTACAGGCCAGCGGTTCAGGGAATGCCCCGACACGGACGGCAATGCGTTCGCCTACATCACCAACGGCAACTTCCCACGCCACATCCCCGGCGAGTTGATGGAGCAGGTTCTTGGTGGCGTCCGGTACGGCACACGCAGCAAACCGGCGATATCCATTCACGCCAATGCTGGGGTTACGTTTGATTTGCAGGCGATTCGCGCCAGTATGTCCGGCGTCCGCCTGGCGCAGTTTACGGGTTTATGCGGAATATCAAAGACGGCCGAGGCGACCCTACGGCGCGAAGGAGAACATGCCAGCCGGACCCGGGCCGACTTTTGGGTCCTGGTGGATGGTCAAGTCCGATTCCGTCGACAGGAAACGGAGGTACTGTCCGGTGTGACACGGGTCAGCGTCGAACTGCAGGATGACCATCGCTTCCTGAGCCTCATCGTGACGGATGGTGGCAACGGAAATGGCTTTGACTGGGGCATCTTTGCCGAGCCGGCCCTGAAACTGACACTGGATGAACAAGTGACGGATGGGTTGGGCGTGTAA
- a CDS encoding type II secretion system protein → MDTNDRWHGRVARCRTVRPSRRRSFGLRASGFTLIELLVVISIIALLMGILLPSLQKARKMGQAAVCQAHLRQWGTTFHMYASDYNNRLWTEQNVWQTGEPQGNWMLMLSAMYGDVDKARLCPSANKLNGPVGGIGTTFCRWGPGPIMNSHQFIDDPDKIYGSYGINLWINSVEPPSTGGWRGQPDRQWKTTDVKHPANVPMVGDCTWFGANPYSYKDTSFSANAGKPAPTREWWESKDPIGFGDWDWDMARYTLDRHSRGIHLTFMDGSARKIVLTDLWSLKWHRQFELLYDIKIPWLK, encoded by the coding sequence ATGGATACGAACGACAGATGGCACGGCAGGGTCGCGAGATGTCGGACGGTCAGGCCATCTCGTAGACGCAGTTTTGGACTAAGGGCGTCAGGCTTCACTCTCATCGAGTTGTTGGTGGTCATCTCCATTATTGCTCTGCTGATGGGCATCCTGCTGCCCAGCCTGCAGAAGGCGCGAAAGATGGGACAGGCGGCGGTCTGCCAGGCCCACCTGCGGCAGTGGGGCACAACCTTTCACATGTATGCTTCCGACTACAACAACCGATTGTGGACCGAGCAGAACGTCTGGCAGACGGGGGAACCGCAGGGCAACTGGATGCTGATGTTGTCTGCCATGTACGGTGACGTCGACAAGGCCCGGCTGTGCCCCTCGGCCAATAAACTGAACGGGCCGGTCGGGGGTATCGGGACGACGTTCTGCCGGTGGGGACCGGGCCCCATCATGAACAGTCACCAGTTCATCGACGATCCGGATAAGATCTACGGCAGCTATGGCATCAATCTCTGGATCAACTCGGTCGAGCCTCCCTCGACCGGAGGATGGAGGGGCCAGCCGGATCGACAGTGGAAGACCACCGACGTCAAACATCCCGCGAACGTTCCCATGGTGGGTGACTGCACCTGGTTTGGGGCCAATCCCTACAGTTATAAGGATACGTCCTTCAGCGCAAACGCCGGCAAGCCCGCCCCGACCCGAGAGTGGTGGGAGAGCAAAGATCCAATCGGATTCGGTGATTGGGATTGGGATATGGCCCGGTATACACTCGATCGTCACAGCCGGGGCATCCATCTCACTTTCATGGATGGTTCAGCGCGAAAGATCGTGCTCACCGATCTGTGGAGCTTGAAATGGCACCGGCAATTCGAACTGCTCTACGACATCAAAATCCCCTGGCTCAAGTAG